CGTTACGCGAGGAACCGCCAGCTTTTTTGTGTGCCATTGGAGTTCTCCTTTAAAACCTAGTTCTCGTTCGAGCGCGATTAAGCGGCTACGATGTCGGTGATGCGCACCACGGTGTGGTGCTGGCGATGGCCGCGCGAACGCTTGGAGTTCTGGCGACGACGCTTCTTGAATGCGATCACCTTCTTGCCACGGGTCTGCTCGACGACTTCAGCCTTGACGGAAGCACCGGCGACGAAAGGCGCGCCGATCTTCGCATCGGCGCCAACGCCAACAACGAGGACTTCGGTGAATTCTACGGTTGCACCAGCTTCGGCTTCCAGCTTTTCGATGGAAAGCACATCGTTGGTGTTGACGCGGTACTGCTTACCGCCGGTCTTGATGACTGCGAACATTTTTTATCCTTTCATGTTCGTTCCAGCTCTTTCCGGCTTGCCGGACGGCTGTCTTTTTGTCAGTCGGTGTAGCGAATGCTCCCAGTTCCATTGAACCCAAAACACCCGCCGGTGAAACCCCGCATCGAAACGGAGAAAACAAGACACAGTACGCCCATGTCTAATTCCCCGGTCGCATACGTGAGACACAAAAAACTGTCAAGATAAAAGCTTAGGCTAACGCGATATTCGCGCTTGCCAGCCTACGAAACACCCGCTAAGAGACACCCCGCGCTGACCAACGCGTCATCATGCTCAAGCGGAGAGGTGGCTGAGTGGTCGAAAGCACCGCACTCGAAATGCGGCATACCTGCAAGGGTATCGTGGGTTCGAATCCCACCCTCTCCGCCATAATGATCCCTTGGGGTGTAAGGGTTTTCTGATATTAGCCGGATTTGCTCACTCTTGTTTGCCGCTGCGGGAACTGGCCAGGGCCACACTCGAGGCACGCTCGAAGATCTTACCGCGTAGTGGCTACGCACCGGACATGCCCCAACATCTAGTGGCGACCTTGACAATCCTCACAAAAAGAGTCCGTCCGAGCGAGTCGCCCTTTACACTTGATCAGCAAATCACATATAACCATCACATAATCCCGTATGGCTAGCCCAGCGGACCCCACGGATTCCGGTCCGTGGGGTTTATTATTTCTGCGGCATGTATTTTACTGCTGCAATGATTCGATCTTCCTTTTTCATCGACGGGTTTAACCTCTATCACGCAATAAAGCGTCTTAATGAGCCCCATTTGAAATGGGTTGACCTGATGCGCCTTATGCATCGACAAACATCGCCAAAAACAGAGACAGTTCAGGCAGTGTATTACTTTTCTGCATATGCTCATTGGTTGCCAGATCAGAGAAATCGGCATGAACAATATGTGGCAGCTCTAAATACAAGCGGCGTTCAAATTGTCCTTGGTCAATTTAAGGACAAGCATAAGCATTGCCATGAGTGTGGAACAACATGGATCCAGCACGAAGAAAAAGAAACAGACGTAAATGTCGCTCTCTACGTCTTAAATGAAGCTTACAGGGACACCTACGATCGGGCTTACATCGTCTCGCGTGACAGCGATTTGAAGCCCGCCGTTGAAATGGTGAAGATGCAATTTCCTAAAAAGGAAATATTCATAGTTGCTCCTCCTCACCTGGGACACTCTAATGACTTGATCCAGGTAGCGGATGGAAAGCAGAAGATAAAGAAGCAACAGATCGAGCAGAGCCTATTTCCGGCTACGGTTCAAGACCATAAGGGCAATGTGGTTGCTACCCGTCCCGCGGAATATGATCCGCCGAAACTTCCGGTTACCGCTTAGTCGTCACCTTTTCTCGTTGCGGAGATCGACATCGATCATGCATACTGTGCCGAGAATCCTTC
The window above is part of the Rhizobium sp. ACO-34A genome. Proteins encoded here:
- a CDS encoding 50S ribosomal protein L21: MFAVIKTGGKQYRVNTNDVLSIEKLEAEAGATVEFTEVLVVGVGADAKIGAPFVAGASVKAEVVEQTRGKKVIAFKKRRRQNSKRSRGHRQHHTVVRITDIVAA